The following coding sequences are from one Mustelus asterias unplaced genomic scaffold, sMusAst1.hap1.1 HAP1_SCAFFOLD_565, whole genome shotgun sequence window:
- the LOC144487063 gene encoding ovomucoid-like, protein MKMGRVLLVMVTVALASVELAKIQHPSKNEPHCEDYPDAPVCTKEYIPVCDTNGNTFPNRCVLCGDMRLKGNKILIKHFGEC, encoded by the exons ATGAAGATGGGCAGAGTGCTTCTCGTCATGGTGACTGTCGCTCTTGCTTCTGTCG AACTGGCCAAGATTCAACATCCCTCCAAAAATGAG CCACACTGTGAAGATTATCCTGATGCTCCTGTCTGCACCAAGGAATATATTCCAGTTTGTGACACAAATGGCAATACGTTTCCGAACCGGTGTGTCCTGTGTGGTGATATGAG GTTGAAAGGCAATAAGATCTTAATCAAACATTTTGGGGAATGTTAA